The genomic window TCGTAGGCTCCGTAATGCGGCTGAGAATCTTCAGCAGCGTGCTTTTACCCGCGCCATTGCGTCCCACGATGCCCACTGAATCCCCCTGCTTCACTTCGAAGGAAACATCCTGCAGCGCCCAGAAATCTTCGGCTTCACTCCTGCTTCCGCTCAAGGCTTTGACAGGATTGCGCACCCATTGCAGCAGCGACTCGCTGAGCCGTTGGTAGCCCTGCTGTGGCGAAGTCCCCAGTTGGTACCTTTTTCCCAGCCCTGAGACGGAGATGGCACTCGCCGAGCAGCCACCTGATGACCCTTCTGATTTCATGCCTGAAGAGACAAGTAGAGCTCCATCGTTCGCGCAGCCACACGCTCCCAGGAAAGCGACTCCGCATGCTGTCGCGCTGCCGCAGACATCCGGCGGACATTAGCTGGATTGGCCAGATGAGACTCCAGCGCATGCGCCAGCGCGGGAAAGTCGCCGGGTTCCGTCAGCACCGCACATTCATGGGTCAGATATTCGGGCACACCACCCACTCGCTGGGCGATCACTGGCACGCCGCAGGCAAGAGCCTCCAGAATCACATTGTTGGCCGTAGCCTGGGTCGTCAGGTGCAGAAGACAGTCCGCGTTGCGATAGCAGTTCAGCAGTTCCTCATCTGGCACCCTTGTGCGATACGTGACATTGAGCATGCCTGCAAAGGCGGCTCTCTCATGCTCCGGCCCAATGATGACAAAGCGGATATCCGGGCTCTGCCCAAAGTGGGCCGCCACCTCCCTCAGCAGCGGAAAATTGCGCCCGGTCGCACCCACAGCCAGCACATGACGCACACCGCCCCCCCCTGCACTCGCTACAGGAGGAGAAAAGAAGGCCGTATCCACTCCATGCGGTATCACGTGCAGGCGTTTCTCGGAAACTCCCTGCTGCAAAAACCAGTCTTGCTGAGTGCTGCTCATGAGAATAATGGCGTCAAAGACACGCAGTCCCTGCGGGCGGCGGACAATCTCCCGCAATTGATCGGGCGGGTGATGAAAGGTGCCCACAAGGCTGACCCCCGCCCGTTTTGGTTCTCTATCCAGGAAGGCAAAATCGCGGTCGCACCAGAGATAGTGAATGATTCCCTGAAAACCCTGGCGCAGTTCCGCACGCAATCTGCGATCCACCGCCATACTCCCCCCCATGCACCAGCGGGAGAAGCACAGACGGCGCATGAGCCGCGTACGCCATCTCGCCACCAAACCGGAGGGATCCCGACGGGGTTCCACCATTTTTTCTGCAGGCAGGTAGTCTGCGATGACATGGTATCCGGAACGTTGAGCCAGAACATCATCCTGAGTCCAGGCACAGAGCAGCCTTGGAGGAGACATCGGGGGTGGATTCAAATGATATCAGCGATGGTTCGTTCCACGCGCCGGAAGCAGCCGACACCGGCCACCAGCAGCACCAGTCCAAGCACTGAGGAGACCAGAAAGCTCTGCCAATGAAGCGGCACCGTTCCGCAGATGGCCCAGCGGAAGCCATCGATGACACACACGACAGGGTTGAGGGCATTCAGCATCCGCCCCCAATTCCCCAGCTTATCCTGCACCAGGCTGGTGCTATAGAAAACCGGGGTGACATAAAGCCCGAACTGCACGGCAAACGGCACGATGTAGCGGAAGTCGCGGTATTTCACATTCAGTGCGGTGAAAAGCAGCCCCGGCCCCATGGCGCTCAGCAGTCCCAGTAGAACAAAAGCTGGCAGCAGCAGCAGCCGCCACGTGGGCATCATTCCATGCCAGGCCATCAGGCCAGCCAGAATGACGAGAGAGATGGCAAAATCCACCAAGGCCACAAGCATGGTGCTCAGCGGCAGAATCAGACGCGGAAAGTAAATTTTAGAAATCAGGCTGGAACTGGCCACCAGGCTGTTGGCAGACTCGCTCATGGCGCTGCTGAAAAAGTACCACGGCAGCATGCCAGCACAGACCATGACCGCATAAGGCACTCCATCTGAAGGCAGTCCTGCCAGTCCGCCAAAAATACCAGCTCCCACCAGGATCGTGAGCAGCGGGCGGATCAGTGCCCACGCCACGCCTATGGCGGTCTGCTTGTAACGCACCAGCAGATCACGCCATGCCAGGAAAGCCAGCAGTTCACGGAAACGCCAGAGATCGCGCCAGTAATTTGCCCTCGCTTGTCCAGCTTCGATGACCAGTTCTTCCATTAGAAAGTCGTCGTCGTTGTTGTCACGGCATGCAGCCAGTCTTGATTCTGCAGATACCAGGACACAGTTTCACGCAGTCCTGTTTCCAAGGTGTGCGCAGGGGTCCACCCGAGTTCGAACTGAATTTTGCCCGCATTGATCGCATAGCGGCGGTCGTGCCCCGGACGGTCGGGCACAAAGCTGATGAGGCTGCGTGAATTCCCTCCTGCGGCCGGCTGGATTTCATCAATAAGATCACAGATCACCTGCACCAGATGCAGG from Prosthecobacter vanneervenii includes these protein-coding regions:
- a CDS encoding glycosyltransferase family 4 protein, producing MSPPRLLCAWTQDDVLAQRSGYHVIADYLPAEKMVEPRRDPSGLVARWRTRLMRRLCFSRWCMGGSMAVDRRLRAELRQGFQGIIHYLWCDRDFAFLDREPKRAGVSLVGTFHHPPDQLREIVRRPQGLRVFDAIILMSSTQQDWFLQQGVSEKRLHVIPHGVDTAFFSPPVASAGGGGVRHVLAVGATGRNFPLLREVAAHFGQSPDIRFVIIGPEHERAAFAGMLNVTYRTRVPDEELLNCYRNADCLLHLTTQATANNVILEALACGVPVIAQRVGGVPEYLTHECAVLTEPGDFPALAHALESHLANPANVRRMSAAARQHAESLSWERVAARTMELYLSLQA
- a CDS encoding ABC transporter permease codes for the protein MEELVIEAGQARANYWRDLWRFRELLAFLAWRDLLVRYKQTAIGVAWALIRPLLTILVGAGIFGGLAGLPSDGVPYAVMVCAGMLPWYFFSSAMSESANSLVASSSLISKIYFPRLILPLSTMLVALVDFAISLVILAGLMAWHGMMPTWRLLLLPAFVLLGLLSAMGPGLLFTALNVKYRDFRYIVPFAVQFGLYVTPVFYSTSLVQDKLGNWGRMLNALNPVVCVIDGFRWAICGTVPLHWQSFLVSSVLGLVLLVAGVGCFRRVERTIADII